In a genomic window of Streptomyces sp. NBC_01231:
- a CDS encoding SDR family NAD(P)-dependent oxidoreductase translates to MATAAPSAASRIAVVTGASSGIGAATARQLAAAGYRVVLTARRRDRIEALAKEILAAGHQATAYPLDVTDRAAVDEFASAFQTIGVLVNNAGGALGADPVATGDPADWRTMYETNVIGTLNLTQALLPKLDASGDGTIVVVSSTAGHGTYEGGAGYVAAKHGAHVLAETLRLEIVGRPVRVIEIAPGMVRTDEFALTRFGGDQERAEKVYEGVAEPLTADDVADTITWAVTRPSHVNVDLLVLRPRARAQASNTKVHRDL, encoded by the coding sequence ATGGCCACCGCCGCCCCGTCCGCCGCCTCCCGCATCGCCGTCGTCACGGGTGCGAGCAGCGGAATCGGCGCCGCCACGGCCCGACAGCTGGCCGCGGCCGGCTACCGCGTCGTCCTCACCGCCCGCCGCAGGGACCGTATCGAGGCCCTGGCGAAGGAGATCCTCGCGGCGGGCCACCAGGCGACCGCGTACCCGCTGGACGTCACGGACCGCGCGGCGGTGGACGAGTTCGCCTCCGCGTTCCAGACGATCGGCGTGCTGGTCAACAACGCGGGCGGAGCCCTCGGCGCCGACCCGGTGGCCACCGGCGACCCGGCCGACTGGCGCACGATGTACGAGACCAACGTCATCGGCACCCTCAACCTCACCCAGGCACTGCTCCCCAAGCTGGACGCGAGCGGCGACGGCACGATCGTCGTCGTCTCCTCCACGGCCGGCCACGGCACGTACGAGGGCGGCGCCGGCTATGTCGCCGCCAAGCACGGCGCCCACGTCCTCGCCGAGACGCTGCGCCTGGAGATCGTCGGCCGCCCGGTCCGCGTCATCGAGATCGCCCCCGGCATGGTCAGGACGGACGAGTTCGCCCTCACCCGCTTCGGCGGCGACCAGGAGAGGGCGGAGAAGGTCTACGAGGGCGTCGCCGAACCGCTCACGGCGGACGACGTGGCGGACACGATCACCTGGGCGGTCACCCGCCCCAGCCACGTCAACGTCGACCTCCTCGTCCTCCGCCCCCGCGCCCGCGCCCAGGCATCCAACACGAAGGTCCACCGGGACCTGTGA
- a CDS encoding helix-turn-helix transcriptional regulator: MAPVRRDTRGIVDATELFAHVNFRRVEPAEPLRRYVEQYWLIDWNLSEPYVSHVVPHPAVNIVFQRFPDQEPFAEVSGVQHGLFAQKLEGRGRVCGVKFRPGGFRPFAPERAVTEWTGRRIRQPEVYPDTDPTTILTPDDDAARAAALDAFLLTLGPHPDPQADLATTLVDRIRTDRTIRRVADFARTEGVSVRLLQRLFAAYVGVGPKWVILRYRIHEALERAETDRAVDWAALAADLGYADQAHLVRDFTATVGVPPTAYAQAVH; the protein is encoded by the coding sequence ATGGCCCCCGTACGCCGTGACACCCGAGGCATCGTCGACGCCACGGAGCTCTTCGCGCACGTGAACTTCCGCCGCGTCGAGCCCGCCGAGCCCCTGCGCCGATACGTCGAGCAGTACTGGCTGATCGACTGGAACCTCTCCGAGCCGTACGTCTCCCATGTGGTCCCGCACCCGGCCGTCAACATCGTCTTCCAGCGGTTCCCGGACCAGGAGCCCTTCGCCGAGGTCTCCGGCGTCCAGCACGGTCTGTTCGCGCAGAAGCTGGAGGGGCGGGGCCGGGTGTGCGGCGTCAAGTTCAGGCCGGGCGGCTTCCGCCCCTTCGCGCCGGAGCGGGCGGTGACGGAGTGGACGGGCCGGCGGATCCGGCAGCCCGAGGTGTACCCGGACACGGACCCCACAACGATCCTCACCCCGGACGACGACGCCGCCCGGGCAGCGGCCCTCGACGCGTTCCTGCTGACACTGGGCCCGCACCCCGACCCGCAGGCCGACCTGGCGACGACCCTCGTCGACCGCATCCGGACCGACCGCACGATCCGCCGCGTCGCCGACTTCGCCCGCACCGAGGGCGTGTCCGTACGACTGCTGCAGCGCCTGTTCGCCGCGTACGTCGGCGTCGGCCCCAAGTGGGTCATCCTGCGCTACCGCATCCACGAGGCACTGGAGCGGGCGGAGACGGACAGGGCGGTGGACTGGGCCGCCCTCGCCGCCGACCTCGGATACGCCGACCAGGCCCACCTGGTGCGCGACTTCACGGCGACCGTGGGCGTACCGCCGACGGCGTACGCGCAAGCCGTGCACTGA
- a CDS encoding response regulator transcription factor, whose amino-acid sequence MSRTVLLAEDDRAIRHALERALTLEGYRVTAVADGVEALAQAHRTPPDVLVLDVMMPGIDGLQVCRVLRAEGDRTPILMLTALVETQDRIAGLDAGADDYVVKPFDVEEVFARLRALLRRTSPVGALTGAPKPQPAPEGQIEAAGLRMDVQARRAWRRTRELELTRTEFELLELLVRNAGIVLDHSTIYDRIWGYDFGPGSKNLAVYVGYLRRKLDEPDAPALIHTVRGVGYVLRED is encoded by the coding sequence GTGTCCCGAACCGTGCTGCTCGCCGAAGACGACCGCGCAATCCGTCACGCCCTGGAGCGGGCCCTGACCCTGGAGGGCTATCGGGTCACCGCGGTCGCCGACGGCGTCGAGGCGCTGGCGCAGGCCCACCGGACCCCGCCGGACGTGCTCGTCCTGGACGTGATGATGCCCGGTATCGACGGCCTCCAGGTCTGCCGGGTGCTGCGCGCCGAGGGCGACCGCACGCCGATCCTGATGCTGACGGCACTGGTCGAGACCCAGGACCGGATCGCCGGCCTGGACGCGGGCGCCGACGACTACGTGGTGAAGCCCTTCGACGTCGAGGAGGTCTTCGCCCGGCTGCGTGCCCTGTTGCGCCGCACCAGCCCGGTCGGCGCCCTGACCGGTGCGCCGAAGCCGCAGCCGGCCCCCGAGGGACAGATCGAGGCGGCCGGGCTGCGCATGGACGTACAGGCCCGCCGCGCCTGGCGCCGGACGCGCGAGCTGGAGCTGACCCGCACCGAGTTCGAGCTCCTGGAACTGCTGGTGCGCAACGCGGGCATCGTCCTCGACCACTCCACGATCTACGACCGCATCTGGGGCTACGACTTCGGTCCCGGCTCCAAGAACCTCGCCGTGTACGTCGGCTACCTGCGCCGCAAGCTCGACGAGCCGGACGCGCCCGCGCTGATCCACACGGTCCGCGGGGTGGGTTACGTGCTGCGGGAGGACTGA
- a CDS encoding LLM class flavin-dependent oxidoreductase: MQFGIFSVGDVTPDPTTGRTPTEHERIKAMVAIALKAEEVGLDVFATGEHHNPPFVPSSPTTMLGYVAARTEKLVLSTSTTLITTNDPVKIAEDFAMLQHLADGRVDLMMGRGNTGPVYPWFGQDIRQGINLAVENYALLRRLWREDVVDWEGKFRTPLQGFTSTPRPLDGVPPFVWHGSIRSPEIAEQAAYYGDGFFHNNIFWPADHTKRMVELYRSRYAHYGHGTPEQAIVGLGGQVFMRRNSQDAVREFRPYFDVAPVYGHGPSLEEFTEQTPLTVGSPEQVIEKTLAFREYAGDYQRQLFLLDHAGLPLKTVLEQLDMLGEEVVPVLRKEFAVGRPAEVPEAPTHQSLLTAASKGETTE; encoded by the coding sequence ATGCAGTTCGGGATCTTCAGCGTCGGCGACGTCACGCCGGACCCGACCACGGGCCGTACGCCGACCGAGCACGAGCGCATCAAGGCCATGGTCGCGATCGCGCTGAAGGCCGAGGAGGTCGGGCTCGACGTCTTCGCGACCGGCGAGCACCACAACCCGCCGTTCGTGCCGTCGTCCCCGACGACCATGCTCGGGTACGTGGCCGCGCGGACGGAGAAGCTGGTCCTGTCCACCTCCACCACCCTCATCACCACCAACGACCCGGTGAAGATCGCCGAGGACTTCGCGATGCTCCAGCACCTGGCGGACGGCCGGGTGGACCTGATGATGGGGCGCGGCAACACCGGGCCGGTGTATCCGTGGTTCGGGCAGGACATCCGGCAGGGCATCAACCTCGCCGTCGAGAACTACGCCCTGCTGCGCCGGCTGTGGCGCGAGGACGTCGTGGACTGGGAGGGGAAGTTCCGTACCCCGTTGCAGGGCTTCACGTCCACGCCCCGCCCGCTGGACGGCGTACCGCCGTTCGTCTGGCACGGCTCGATCCGCTCGCCGGAGATCGCCGAGCAGGCCGCGTACTACGGCGACGGCTTCTTCCACAACAACATCTTCTGGCCGGCCGACCACACCAAGCGGATGGTCGAGCTCTACCGCAGCCGGTACGCCCACTACGGGCACGGCACGCCCGAGCAGGCGATCGTCGGCCTCGGCGGCCAGGTGTTCATGCGGAGGAACTCCCAGGACGCGGTGCGCGAGTTCCGGCCGTACTTCGACGTCGCCCCCGTCTACGGGCACGGGCCGTCGCTGGAGGAGTTCACCGAGCAGACCCCGCTGACCGTGGGCTCCCCGGAGCAGGTCATCGAGAAGACCCTGGCCTTCCGCGAGTACGCCGGTGACTACCAGCGCCAGCTGTTCCTGCTGGACCACGCCGGACTGCCGCTGAAGACCGTGCTCGAGCAGTTGGACATGCTCGGCGAGGAGGTCGTACCGGTGCTGCGCAAGGAGTTCGCGGTCGGACGTCCGGCCGAGGTGCCCGAGGCGCCCACCCACCAGTCGCTGCTCACCGCCGCCTCGAAGGGAGAGACCACCGAATGA
- a CDS encoding MarR family transcriptional regulator, with translation MVDEATAGKARERLMAELSTVSRRYMASYALFNQAVADHLGLHPTDLQCLNLLTLEGGPVTTGRIAELTGLTTGSATRLVDRLERAGYVVRERDAVDRRKVLVVTVPEKVAEFGRMWDRLGGGWVELFDDLDDSQLGLLVDHMRRTTEFSAAQVARLRAGEA, from the coding sequence ATGGTCGACGAGGCGACGGCGGGCAAGGCACGCGAGCGGCTGATGGCGGAGCTGTCCACCGTCTCCCGCCGTTACATGGCGTCGTACGCCCTCTTCAACCAGGCCGTCGCCGACCATCTCGGACTGCATCCGACCGACCTGCAGTGCCTGAACCTGCTCACCCTCGAGGGCGGGCCGGTCACGACCGGCCGGATCGCCGAGCTGACGGGTCTGACGACCGGCTCGGCGACTCGGCTGGTGGACCGGCTGGAACGGGCGGGGTACGTCGTGCGGGAGCGGGACGCGGTAGACCGGCGAAAGGTGCTGGTGGTGACCGTGCCGGAGAAGGTCGCCGAGTTCGGGCGGATGTGGGACCGGCTGGGCGGCGGCTGGGTGGAGCTCTTCGACGATCTGGACGACTCTCAGCTCGGGCTGCTCGTCGACCACATGAGGCGTACGACGGAGTTCAGCGCGGCTCAGGTGGCCCGGCTGCGGGCGGGCGAGGCGTGA
- a CDS encoding MFS transporter: MSASTRWAILAVVLAADVLDLLDATITNIAAPTITEDLGGGASLVQWLGASYALALGVLLVPGGRLGDRYGRRRMFLFGLTGFVAASLACGLAPTPPALVVARLVQGAFAALVIPQGFGILGATWPRDQIGKAFSLFGPVMGLSAVGGPILAGFLVDADLAGLGWRPMFLINLVLGGAALLAAARLLPRDTGDPSVSVDGPGSALLAGALLGLLGGLIDGSDHGWTPRAFALLLLGLALFAGFCHRQRTAAHPIVQPSLLRNRGFTSGLILGIVAFAATAGLLYVLSLFFQHGLGRSPADTALGLIPLSLGIVVASIACYRLIHSYGRRLVVAGLLTVLAGCGYLALLVLDSGTAVGSWALVPPVLLIGVGMGTCFGTVYDVTIGDIAPEEAGSASGSLNAVQQVANAIGAATVTTVYFHSTDGGQAHAMTVSLVVVAAATALCLPLVRLLPREAQADHHH; encoded by the coding sequence ATGTCCGCCAGCACCCGCTGGGCGATCCTCGCCGTGGTCCTCGCCGCCGACGTGCTGGACCTCCTCGACGCCACGATCACCAACATCGCCGCCCCGACCATCACCGAGGATCTCGGCGGCGGCGCGAGCCTGGTCCAGTGGCTCGGCGCCTCCTACGCACTCGCGCTCGGCGTGCTGCTCGTGCCCGGCGGACGGCTCGGCGACAGATACGGGCGCCGCCGGATGTTCCTGTTCGGCCTGACCGGCTTCGTCGCCGCGTCCCTGGCCTGCGGGCTCGCCCCGACCCCGCCGGCGCTGGTCGTCGCCCGGCTCGTCCAGGGCGCCTTCGCCGCGCTCGTCATCCCGCAGGGCTTCGGCATCCTGGGCGCCACCTGGCCGCGCGACCAGATCGGCAAGGCGTTCAGCCTGTTCGGACCGGTGATGGGCCTGTCGGCCGTCGGCGGCCCGATCCTCGCCGGGTTCCTCGTCGACGCCGACCTCGCGGGGCTCGGCTGGCGCCCCATGTTCCTGATCAACCTGGTCCTGGGCGGTGCCGCCCTGCTCGCCGCCGCACGCCTGCTGCCGCGTGACACCGGCGATCCGTCCGTGTCGGTCGACGGCCCCGGATCGGCGTTGCTCGCCGGCGCACTGCTCGGCCTGCTCGGCGGCCTCATCGACGGCTCGGACCACGGCTGGACGCCCCGCGCGTTCGCCCTGCTGCTCCTCGGACTCGCCCTGTTCGCCGGCTTCTGCCACCGCCAGCGCACCGCCGCCCACCCGATCGTCCAGCCGTCGCTGCTCCGCAACCGCGGCTTCACCTCGGGCCTGATCCTCGGCATCGTCGCCTTCGCCGCGACCGCCGGTCTCCTCTACGTCCTCTCCCTCTTCTTCCAGCACGGCCTCGGCCGCTCCCCCGCCGACACCGCACTCGGGCTGATCCCCCTCTCCCTCGGAATCGTCGTCGCGTCCATCGCCTGCTACCGCCTCATCCACTCCTACGGCCGCCGGCTCGTCGTCGCCGGACTGCTGACCGTCCTCGCGGGCTGCGGATACCTGGCCCTTCTGGTCCTCGACTCCGGGACGGCCGTCGGCAGTTGGGCCCTCGTCCCGCCCGTGCTCCTGATCGGCGTCGGCATGGGCACCTGCTTCGGCACGGTCTACGACGTCACGATCGGCGACATCGCCCCCGAGGAGGCGGGGAGCGCGAGCGGCTCCCTCAACGCGGTGCAGCAGGTCGCCAACGCGATCGGCGCGGCCACCGTCACCACGGTGTACTTCCACTCGACCGACGGCGGCCAGGCCCACGCGATGACCGTGAGCCTCGTCGTGGTCGCCGCGGCCACGGCCCTGTGCCTGCCCCTCGTACGCCTGCTGCCGCGCGAGGCGCAGGCGGACCACCACCACTGA
- a CDS encoding DoxX family protein has protein sequence MSVTHTVVTLLAAAMAGYSGIVVLTRAEWITKALSDYQVPSSWWPRLGAAKVAGAVGLLVGLLVPAIGIAAGIGLVLYFAGAVVTVARARWYSHIPFPLVYAAPVVAAMTLGAPA, from the coding sequence ATGTCCGTCACCCACACCGTCGTCACCCTGCTGGCCGCCGCCATGGCGGGCTACTCGGGGATCGTCGTCCTCACCCGGGCCGAGTGGATCACCAAGGCCCTGTCCGACTACCAGGTGCCGAGCTCGTGGTGGCCCCGGCTCGGGGCGGCGAAGGTCGCCGGGGCCGTGGGTCTGCTGGTCGGCCTGCTCGTGCCGGCCATCGGGATCGCGGCCGGGATCGGCCTGGTGCTGTACTTCGCCGGGGCCGTCGTCACCGTGGCGCGGGCGCGGTGGTACTCGCACATCCCGTTCCCGCTGGTGTACGCCGCCCCGGTGGTCGCCGCGATGACGCTGGGCGCGCCGGCGTGA
- a CDS encoding ester cyclase, translating to MGQAREVMDRLTDALTAQQDIKVVGELYAEDAVAFTPDEGEIHGRDHIVEYWRQMTEAVPEATFETLHSYEVGDTAIDEGFFGGRNTGPLQLPTGETLPATQKELRIRGVDIATVKDGRIVDYRLYFDEMEFLGQLGLLPDEPS from the coding sequence ATGGGACAGGCACGTGAAGTGATGGACCGGCTCACGGACGCGTTGACCGCGCAACAGGACATCAAGGTCGTCGGGGAGCTGTATGCCGAGGACGCGGTCGCCTTCACCCCCGACGAGGGGGAGATCCACGGGCGCGACCACATCGTCGAGTACTGGCGGCAGATGACGGAGGCGGTCCCCGAGGCCACGTTCGAGACGCTGCACTCGTACGAGGTCGGCGACACGGCCATCGACGAGGGATTCTTCGGCGGGAGGAACACCGGGCCGCTGCAGTTGCCCACCGGGGAGACCCTCCCGGCTACCCAGAAGGAGCTCAGGATCCGCGGGGTGGACATCGCCACCGTGAAGGACGGCCGGATCGTGGACTACCGGCTCTACTTCGACGAGATGGAGTTCCTGGGGCAGTTGGGTCTGCTGCCCGACGAGCCGTCCTGA
- a CDS encoding FMN reductase produces the protein MKLVVVSAGLSVPSSTRLLADRLATAVGRLTSVDGQVVDTEVVDTEIVDPQVADTQVVETQVVELRDLAVEIAHNFTNGFPGRKLAAAIDAVTGADGLIVVTPVFSASYSGLFKSFFDVLGVSDEDALAGKPVLIAATGGTARHSLVLDHALRPLFAHLRAVVVPTGVYAASEDWGAEGLDGRIERAAGELAGLMTGLSAGTRGQQATRVTPPAQVTQVPKDGSGNNAGGSGDLGDFAVVPFEERLAALRV, from the coding sequence ATGAAGCTCGTCGTCGTCTCGGCCGGGCTGAGTGTCCCGTCGTCCACCCGGCTGCTGGCCGACCGGCTGGCCACCGCCGTGGGGCGCCTGACCTCGGTCGACGGGCAGGTCGTGGACACAGAAGTCGTGGACACGGAAATCGTGGACCCGCAGGTCGCGGACACGCAGGTCGTCGAGACGCAGGTCGTCGAGTTGCGCGACCTCGCCGTGGAGATCGCGCACAACTTCACCAACGGGTTCCCGGGGCGGAAGCTCGCCGCCGCGATCGACGCGGTGACCGGGGCGGACGGGCTGATCGTCGTCACTCCGGTGTTCTCGGCGTCGTACAGCGGACTGTTCAAGTCGTTCTTCGACGTGCTCGGCGTGAGCGACGAGGACGCGCTGGCGGGAAAGCCCGTGCTGATCGCGGCGACCGGCGGCACCGCCCGGCACAGCCTCGTGCTGGACCACGCGCTGCGGCCGCTCTTCGCCCACCTGCGGGCCGTCGTCGTCCCGACCGGGGTGTACGCGGCCTCGGAGGACTGGGGCGCCGAGGGACTGGACGGGCGGATCGAGCGGGCGGCGGGGGAGCTGGCGGGGCTGATGACGGGGTTGTCGGCGGGCACGCGGGGTCAGCAGGCCACGCGGGTCACGCCGCCCGCACAGGTCACGCAGGTCCCCAAGGACGGCTCGGGAAACAACGCAGGCGGCTCGGGCGACTTGGGCGACTTCGCCGTCGTGCCGTTCGAGGAGCGGCTGGCCGCGCTGCGGGTGTGA